A genomic segment from Brienomyrus brachyistius isolate T26 chromosome 9, BBRACH_0.4, whole genome shotgun sequence encodes:
- the sec61b gene encoding protein transport protein Sec61 subunit beta: MPGPAASATNVGASSRSPSKAVAPRAAGSTVRQRKAAGSGTRSGGRSTTSAGTGGMWRFYTEDSPGLKVGPVPVLVMSLLFIASVFMLHIWGKYTRS; encoded by the exons ATG CCTGGTCCTGCAGCGAGTGCAACAAACGTGGGTGCCTCCAGCCGCTCCCCCAGCAAAGCCGTGGCCCCCAGAGCCGCGGGCTCCACAGTCAGACAGAG GAAGGCTGCCGGCAGCGGCACTCGGAGTGGGGGACGGTCCACCACGTCGGCAGGCACAGGGGGCATGTGGCGCTTCTACACAGAGGATTCCCCAGGGCTGAAAGT GGGCCCTGTTCCCGTCCTCGTCATGAGTCTCCTCTTCATTGCATCAGTCTTCATGCTGCACATCTGGGGGAAGTACACTCGCTCATGA
- the alg2 gene encoding alpha-1,3/1,6-mannosyltransferase ALG2, whose protein sequence is MLKVVFLHPDLGIGGAERLVVDAAVALRSRGCAVQIWTAHYDPRHCFPETRDPDLPVKCVGDWLPTSIFGYFHALSAYVRMVYVALYLIFLSGVEFDVAFCDQVSVCIPILRLARRRKRVLFYCHYPDQLLTRRHSALKRIYRAPIDWLEEITTGMADCVLVNSRFTAGVFKRTFASLVGVRTDVLYPSLNPATFDGELEELDGLVPDSKRWLFLSINRYERKKNLPLAVHALEALLARLNPEQREQVHLVLAGGYDERVVENVEHFSELKALVSNLGLEGYVTFLRSPSDQQKVSLLHHSSCVLYTPSDEHFGIVPVEAMYTRCPVVAVNSGGPLESVSDKETGFLCPARAASFAEAMEKFVNDPQLQREMGEAGRRRVLQRFSSDAFSERLYRYISQNSVVAE, encoded by the exons ATGCTGAAGGTGGTTTTCCTGCACCCCGACCTGGGCATCGGAGGGGCTGAGCGGCTGGTGGTGGACGCAGCTGTGGCCCTGCGCTCCCGTGGCTGTGCCGTGCAGATCTGGACGGCGCACTATGACCCCCGGCACTGCTTCCCGGAGACCCGTGACCCGGACCTCCCTGTGAAATGCGTGGGGGACTGGCTGCCCACCAGTATTTTCGGGTACTTCCACGCTCTGTCTGCCTACGTGCGCATGGTTTACGTGGCCCTGTACCTCATCTTCCTCAGTGGGGTGGAGTTCGACGTGGCCTTCTGTGACCAG GTGTCGGTTTGCATCCCCATCCTGAGGTTGGCTCGCCGGAGGAAGAGGGTCCTGTTTTATTGTCACTACCCTGACCAGCTGCTCACCCGGCGGCACTCGGCCTTGAAGAGAATCTACAGGGCACCCATCGACTGGCTGGAGGAGATCACCACGGGCATGGCAGACTGTGTGCTGGTCAACAGCCGCTTCACGGCCGGCGTCTTCAAGCGCACCTTTgccagcttggtgggtgtccgCACGGATGTCCTGTACCCCTCCCTCAACCCGGCGACCTTCGAcggggagctggaggagctcGACGGCCTCGTGCCGGACAGCAAACGCTGGCTGTTCCTCTCCATCAACCGCTATGAGCGTAAGAAAAACCTTCCACTGGCGGTACATGCTCTGGAGGCTCTTCTGGCCCGGTTGAACCCGGAGCAGCGGGAGCAGGTCCACCTGGTGCTGGCGGGCGGCTATGACGAGCGGGTGGTGGAGAACGTGGAGCATTTCTCAGAGCTGAAGGCCCTAGTGTCGAATTTGGGCCTGGAGGGCTATGTGACGTTCCTGCGCTCGCCGTCAGACCAGCAGAAGGTTTCGCTTCTGCACCACAGCAGCTGTGTGCTCTACACACCCAGTGACGAGCACTTCGGCATCGTCCCCGTGGAGGCCATGTACACACGCTGCCCCGTCGTCGCCGTCAACTCCGGCGGCCCGCTGGAATCCGTATCCGACAAAGAGACTGGATTCCTGTGCCCGGCCCGAGCAGCGAGCTTCGCCGAAGCCATGGAGAAGTTTGTGAATGACCCACAGCTCCAAAGGGAGATGGGGGAGGCGGGCAGGAGGCGCGTCCTGCAGAGGTTTTCCTCAGATGCCTTCTCGGAGCGGCTCTACCGATACATCTCTCAAAATAGCGTCGTGGCAGAATGA